The Thermoclostridium stercorarium subsp. stercorarium DSM 8532 genome contains a region encoding:
- a CDS encoding extracellular solute-binding protein, giving the protein MKKSKALLILVLLISLIMTTVVGCGQAKVSQNDGQKADNSGQQQGQAKEPDDPYAPEEGKKYRISWTNYQIQPAEEGAIILKMLEEKFNVEIDLWNMEHSRYHELLNLRLASGEIPDVFRMTDPNTLLTYAEQGVLAELPEDFLRKYAPDILKVIEENAPGYMDFGKVNGVQYAIPAINPTNIFRLPLVYRLDWMENVGVTKTPETLEEFEELMYKFAKEDPDRNGKDDTYGCSQTVLYPVLGAFGLVIDFGGSSFFVERDGKLIDSAVAPELKDALAILAKWYKDGVLDPEFITGENYGGYWALSHAFINGRIGYSSLGNYYHWLPEGAYMIPTEDGTEIPSSDEANAREIKLVNPNAKWIQGMPLLGPTGQRGIKAYNRLMNFYGIGKLAEKDKGKMGKIMEIFNYVSATPDLDERTTYRWGIKGVHWDWINKEMETIKILPPYDTESGYENRIGANLGMTLPYPPKAPREQWAYEHGLDKYAIESPIQIGLPKAMQYSAELIKIRDEAIVAIITGDKPLDYFEEYVQIYMAAGGKEVEDEANEYYKSIKINRYMTPIFAVSFKEINGLVAV; this is encoded by the coding sequence ATGAAAAAAAGTAAAGCTCTGCTGATTTTGGTTTTACTCATCAGCCTGATTATGACGACGGTTGTCGGTTGCGGACAGGCAAAGGTATCACAAAACGACGGGCAGAAAGCAGACAACAGTGGGCAACAACAGGGACAGGCAAAAGAGCCGGACGATCCTTATGCACCCGAAGAAGGGAAAAAGTACAGGATTTCATGGACCAACTATCAGATTCAGCCTGCCGAAGAGGGCGCAATTATTTTAAAAATGCTGGAAGAGAAATTCAATGTTGAAATTGATCTTTGGAACATGGAACATTCAAGGTATCATGAACTGCTGAACTTAAGGCTTGCGTCGGGCGAAATACCTGACGTGTTCCGTATGACCGATCCCAACACCCTGTTGACATACGCAGAACAGGGAGTTCTGGCCGAACTGCCCGAGGACTTTTTGCGGAAATATGCCCCTGACATATTAAAGGTAATAGAGGAAAATGCACCCGGTTATATGGATTTCGGAAAAGTCAACGGCGTTCAGTACGCAATACCAGCGATAAATCCTACAAACATCTTCAGACTGCCTCTTGTTTATCGCCTTGACTGGATGGAAAATGTGGGTGTTACCAAAACCCCCGAGACTCTGGAAGAGTTTGAAGAACTGATGTATAAATTTGCAAAAGAAGATCCCGACAGAAACGGAAAAGACGACACATATGGCTGTTCACAGACGGTATTGTATCCCGTGCTCGGCGCTTTTGGACTGGTCATCGATTTTGGCGGCAGCTCATTTTTTGTGGAAAGAGACGGAAAACTCATAGACAGCGCCGTGGCTCCTGAACTGAAGGATGCTCTTGCCATTCTGGCAAAATGGTACAAGGACGGAGTTCTTGATCCCGAGTTTATTACCGGTGAAAATTACGGCGGTTACTGGGCTTTGTCTCATGCATTCATCAACGGAAGGATTGGTTATTCAAGTTTGGGTAACTATTATCACTGGCTTCCCGAAGGGGCATACATGATTCCCACTGAAGACGGTACCGAAATACCAAGCAGCGATGAAGCAAATGCGAGAGAAATAAAACTCGTTAATCCGAACGCAAAATGGATACAGGGAATGCCGCTTTTGGGCCCAACAGGCCAGAGAGGCATAAAGGCCTATAACAGACTGATGAATTTCTACGGTATCGGAAAACTTGCTGAAAAAGATAAAGGAAAAATGGGCAAAATTATGGAAATTTTCAATTACGTAAGCGCAACACCCGACCTGGATGAAAGAACGACTTACAGATGGGGAATAAAAGGCGTTCATTGGGACTGGATAAACAAGGAAATGGAGACAATAAAGATACTTCCTCCGTATGATACCGAATCGGGTTATGAGAACAGAATCGGTGCCAACCTGGGTATGACGCTTCCGTATCCGCCTAAGGCGCCAAGAGAACAGTGGGCTTATGAACACGGACTTGATAAGTATGCTATAGAATCACCCATTCAGATTGGATTACCTAAAGCAATGCAATATAGTGCAGAGCTGATCAAAATAAGGGATGAAGCCATTGTTGCGATAATTACGGGCGACAAGCCGCTGGATTATTTTGAGGAATATGTGCAGATTTACATGGCTGCAGGCGGTAAGGAAGTAGAAGATGAAGCAAACGAATACTACAAATCAATAAAGATTAACCGGTATATGACCCCTATTTTTGCCGTGTCATTTAAAGAAATAAATGGACTGGTGGCTGTTTAA
- a CDS encoding glycoside hydrolase family 88/105 protein codes for MSVNVEMLELADKVIGMLINNDKREGLYDHLHMDNWEWPTGVALYSMYKVYKKTNDKKYLDYLINWYDVQLAKPIPHKNVNTVCPALTMVCLYEETKNEKYVPYINMWADWVMNEMPRTQYGGMQHMTVLNRHYEQLWDDTLFMTVLFLLKAGKVFGREGYVEEAKYQFLFHIKYLQDRKTGLFYHGWTFDGRHNFAGAFWARGNSWFTSGAVEFLEIYGVDDAVSRFVKTSWVDQVKELIKYQGENGLFNTLVDIEETYYETSATAGIAYGILKGVRLGLIGEEYLEYGRKAAHAVISKIDENGMVHGVSYGTGMGKDLEHYKKIPIAPTAYGQGLTFLMLTELI; via the coding sequence ATGTCTGTAAACGTGGAAATGCTGGAACTGGCGGACAAGGTTATTGGAATGCTTATAAATAACGATAAAAGGGAAGGACTGTACGACCACCTGCACATGGATAACTGGGAATGGCCTACGGGCGTGGCTCTGTACAGCATGTACAAAGTATATAAAAAGACAAACGATAAAAAGTATCTTGATTATCTGATCAACTGGTATGACGTACAGCTGGCAAAACCTATCCCGCATAAAAACGTAAATACCGTATGCCCTGCCCTTACAATGGTTTGCCTCTATGAAGAGACAAAAAACGAAAAATACGTTCCTTATATCAATATGTGGGCTGACTGGGTAATGAACGAGATGCCCCGCACGCAGTACGGCGGAATGCAGCATATGACTGTTTTAAACCGCCATTATGAACAGTTGTGGGATGATACGCTGTTTATGACGGTGCTGTTTTTGTTAAAGGCCGGAAAGGTATTTGGCAGGGAGGGTTATGTAGAAGAGGCAAAGTATCAGTTCCTTTTCCATATAAAATATCTTCAGGACAGAAAGACAGGACTGTTTTACCACGGGTGGACATTTGATGGCAGGCATAATTTCGCCGGGGCTTTCTGGGCAAGGGGAAACAGCTGGTTCACGTCGGGAGCCGTGGAGTTTCTCGAAATTTATGGCGTTGATGACGCAGTTTCCAGGTTTGTAAAAACTTCGTGGGTTGATCAGGTTAAGGAACTGATCAAGTATCAGGGGGAAAACGGGCTTTTCAATACTCTCGTGGATATTGAGGAAACTTATTACGAAACCTCGGCAACGGCAGGTATTGCCTATGGAATATTAAAGGGTGTACGTCTCGGGCTGATTGGAGAGGAATATCTGGAGTACGGAAGGAAAGCCGCCCATGCAGTGATCTCAAAAATAGACGAAAACGGCATGGTCCACGGAGTATCCTACGGAACCGGCATGGGCAAGGATTTGGAACATTACAAGAAAATACCCATTGCTCCGACGGCCTATGGTCAGGGCCTGACCTTCCTTATGCTGACCGAGCTCATTTAG
- a CDS encoding rhamnogalacturonan acetylesterase — translation MSETRVNIYIAGDSTVQNCASNYKPQEGWGRMLPRFFKDYVHVYNYALGGRSTLSFIEEGHYDKIMGLIGPGDYLLVQFGHNDEKLDGRFADPFGTYQAYLKRYVDGAREKGAYPVLISPVNRRRFNLFGEFYPTHGAYPKAVKELCDELDVPFIDLTALSEEYYKKLGMEESKRLFLFLKPGESPNYPDGSEDNTHFNENGAYEIAGLVVEGMRRINLPLVEHLK, via the coding sequence ATGTCTGAGACAAGGGTTAATATCTATATCGCGGGCGATTCGACGGTACAAAACTGTGCAAGTAACTACAAGCCTCAGGAAGGCTGGGGCAGAATGCTGCCGAGGTTTTTTAAGGACTATGTGCATGTTTACAACTATGCTCTCGGCGGAAGGAGCACTTTAAGCTTTATTGAGGAAGGACACTACGACAAAATAATGGGTCTTATCGGGCCGGGGGATTACCTTCTTGTGCAGTTCGGGCACAACGACGAAAAACTTGACGGGAGATTTGCCGATCCTTTCGGGACATATCAGGCTTACCTAAAGAGGTATGTGGACGGCGCCAGGGAAAAGGGGGCTTATCCCGTCCTTATTTCGCCGGTGAACCGGAGAAGATTCAATCTGTTCGGCGAATTTTACCCAACCCACGGGGCATATCCAAAGGCTGTTAAAGAGCTCTGTGACGAACTGGATGTGCCGTTTATTGACCTTACCGCATTAAGCGAGGAATATTACAAAAAGCTGGGAATGGAGGAATCCAAAAGGCTCTTTCTGTTTTTAAAGCCCGGAGAGTCTCCGAATTATCCCGACGGTTCGGAAGACAACACCCATTTTAATGAAAACGGAGCTTATGAGATCGCCGGGCTTGTTGTGGAGGGTATGAGGAGAATAAACCTGCCTCTTGTGGAACACTTAAAATAG
- a CDS encoding ROK family protein gives MEAFEPNYIKAQNRKLVFDLFMSENELSRADIVKKTNMSFPTVMKIIDFFISRNLVHDTGISVSSSEGAGRKGRLLRFNPDAYGAVGIVFEGKYINMGYVNLKGETIESVSMNSGDSSGNFRLSKLLGGIGKLIENNKNIPCLGIGIGLPKVVNPMKKTVIEYSDRVIEEVSFEKYAGFSADFFKIPIFIENDVNTVCIGEMFLRKKADVKNLVYISLGSGLGSAIVIDGRVHRGVNFLAGEIGALVLDDPEMLDFKNLSAKAVERKINLKAIKEKFGIEIKKELVVPEALKQEITEYVAKYLAIIIYNYVHILDVDEFVISGIIPEFLGEEFYQYLKFFVRRLLKTGIKITPPVNSNAGLVGAAVMVFDNTIMNTVLK, from the coding sequence ATGGAAGCATTTGAGCCCAATTATATCAAGGCACAGAACCGAAAACTTGTATTTGATCTGTTTATGTCGGAAAATGAACTTTCAAGAGCCGATATTGTCAAAAAAACAAACATGAGTTTTCCGACGGTTATGAAGATTATTGACTTTTTTATCTCAAGAAATCTTGTTCATGATACGGGGATAAGTGTGTCAAGCAGCGAAGGGGCGGGGAGAAAGGGAAGGCTTCTCAGGTTTAATCCCGACGCATATGGTGCCGTCGGCATTGTTTTTGAAGGGAAATATATAAATATGGGGTATGTAAACCTGAAAGGGGAAACAATTGAAAGCGTTTCGATGAATTCTGGCGACAGCAGTGGGAATTTCAGGCTTTCGAAACTGCTCGGCGGGATAGGGAAATTGATTGAAAATAATAAAAATATACCATGTCTCGGTATAGGAATAGGGTTGCCAAAGGTTGTCAATCCTATGAAAAAAACAGTAATTGAGTATTCGGACAGGGTTATAGAAGAAGTCAGCTTTGAAAAATATGCCGGGTTTTCCGCCGATTTTTTCAAAATACCCATATTTATTGAAAATGACGTGAATACGGTATGTATCGGCGAAATGTTCCTGAGAAAAAAAGCCGATGTCAAAAATCTTGTGTATATTTCCTTGGGCAGCGGTCTTGGATCGGCAATTGTTATTGACGGCAGAGTACACCGGGGGGTTAATTTTCTTGCCGGTGAAATCGGAGCCTTGGTATTGGATGATCCGGAAATGCTGGATTTTAAAAATCTTTCGGCTAAAGCGGTGGAGAGGAAAATAAACCTGAAGGCAATAAAAGAAAAGTTCGGAATTGAAATAAAGAAGGAACTGGTTGTACCGGAGGCTCTTAAACAGGAAATAACCGAGTATGTCGCAAAATATCTGGCAATTATTATATATAACTACGTTCATATACTTGATGTGGACGAGTTTGTAATATCGGGAATAATTCCCGAATTTCTTGGCGAAGAGTTTTACCAGTATCTGAAATTCTTTGTCAGAAGGCTTCTTAAAACAGGCATAAAAATTACCCCGCCTGTCAATTCCAATGCAGGTTTAGTCGGAGCGGCGGTAATGGTTTTTGATAATACGATTATGAATACAGTTTTAAAGTAA
- a CDS encoding superoxide dismutase — translation MLHMYVLPGMHKLPPLPYDYDALEPVISAETLRLHHDRHHKSYVDGLNRAELYLEEARRTNDIEYIKYWENELAFNGSGHILHSIYWTVMSPLGMGGMPGPRTVYHVNRYFGGMEAMKRQFVDATVNVEASGWGVLVWQPAWERLEILQAEKHQDLTQWSGIPILVCDVWEHAYYLDYQNRRADYVNNWWQLINWNEVERRLVAAMNGQVQLVWD, via the coding sequence ATGCTGCATATGTATGTTTTGCCCGGAATGCATAAACTGCCTCCGTTGCCGTATGATTACGATGCCTTGGAACCTGTAATAAGCGCCGAAACGTTAAGGTTACACCACGACAGGCACCACAAAAGCTATGTGGACGGTTTGAACAGGGCTGAGTTGTACCTTGAGGAAGCACGCAGGACAAACGATATTGAATATATAAAATACTGGGAAAATGAACTGGCGTTTAATGGTTCAGGGCACATACTGCACAGCATATACTGGACTGTTATGTCACCTCTGGGGATGGGAGGCATGCCGGGGCCAAGGACGGTTTACCATGTAAACCGGTATTTCGGCGGCATGGAAGCCATGAAACGACAGTTTGTCGATGCAACGGTAAATGTGGAAGCGTCGGGCTGGGGGGTTTTGGTATGGCAGCCTGCATGGGAGAGGCTTGAAATATTACAGGCTGAAAAACATCAGGATTTGACCCAGTGGAGCGGGATTCCGATCCTGGTGTGTGATGTCTGGGAACATGCCTACTATCTGGATTACCAGAACCGGCGGGCTGATTATGTAAATAACTGGTGGCAACTGATAAACTGGAATGAAGTGGAACGAAGGCTTGTTGCCGCGATGAACGGCCAGGTCCAGTTGGTATGGGATTAA
- a CDS encoding glycoside hydrolase family 88/105 protein: MENYIDLAEKVIQRLLYAGNDPETNDHFSMEKWEWPQGVALYSLYLYYKKTGKTKYLDFIIDWFERKIKEGLPEKNVNTVAPLLALIHLYEIKPDQRYLDICKKWAEWIVNEMPRTDEWGLQHITSDLVNDGQIWADTLFMTVLFLAKTGAVTGNRDYIEQSIYQFLLHIRYLSDPVTGLWYHGWTFGERHNYGKIFWARGNCWYTIGTVEFLDIIDPGEANREYLLQVLKNQITTLCKLQDKSGLWHTVLNDEASYVETSASAGFAYGIMKAARRGYIDKKYKEYAEKAVKGILSKIDRDGTVHGVSHGTPLGSTVEHYRNIQCVPTAYGQGLTFLMLVEYALGSGG; the protein is encoded by the coding sequence ATGGAAAATTATATTGATCTTGCTGAAAAAGTAATTCAGAGGCTGCTGTATGCGGGAAATGATCCAGAAACCAATGATCATTTCAGCATGGAAAAATGGGAATGGCCTCAGGGAGTGGCATTGTACAGCCTGTATCTGTATTACAAAAAAACCGGGAAAACAAAGTATCTTGATTTTATAATCGACTGGTTTGAGAGAAAAATAAAGGAAGGGTTGCCGGAAAAGAACGTTAATACTGTTGCCCCGTTGCTGGCTTTAATTCACCTTTATGAAATAAAACCCGATCAAAGATACTTAGACATTTGTAAAAAGTGGGCGGAGTGGATTGTCAACGAAATGCCCAGAACCGATGAATGGGGATTACAGCACATAACTTCAGACCTTGTTAATGACGGTCAGATATGGGCGGACACATTGTTCATGACAGTCCTTTTTCTTGCGAAAACAGGGGCGGTAACAGGAAACAGGGATTACATTGAACAAAGCATTTATCAGTTTTTGCTGCATATCAGATATTTAAGCGACCCTGTAACCGGCCTTTGGTATCACGGATGGACATTCGGCGAACGCCACAATTACGGGAAAATTTTCTGGGCGCGCGGGAATTGTTGGTATACCATCGGAACGGTGGAGTTTCTCGACATTATTGATCCCGGCGAGGCAAACAGGGAATATTTGTTACAGGTTCTTAAAAATCAGATTACAACGCTGTGCAAGCTTCAGGATAAGTCGGGGTTGTGGCATACGGTACTGAACGATGAGGCGTCCTATGTTGAAACCTCCGCATCGGCGGGATTTGCGTATGGCATTATGAAAGCCGCAAGAAGGGGATACATTGACAAAAAGTATAAGGAATATGCGGAAAAAGCGGTAAAAGGCATATTGAGTAAAATAGACAGGGACGGAACTGTGCATGGTGTTTCCCACGGTACACCTTTGGGCAGTACCGTTGAACATTACAGGAATATACAGTGTGTGCCGACGGCTTACGGCCAGGGATTGACATTTTTAATGCTTGTCGAGTATGCTTTAGGCAGCGGGGGATGA
- a CDS encoding glycoside hydrolase family 88/105 protein, with protein MGYYFPDELSIFSKTQDIKTVLETVANRYIGQNPPFGVSYYAYQKNGIRQDKHYRYVFDFADIYPLAGLETSVYAWSKLWSDDDMPMTFEISCFGPVIIYCNGERVFKPNVLIERKSELSASFTVKLKKGWNNFVLRFIRTNIGCGGILGAVSSRNRPLSFIVPSWDRDGQKGWLYTLPLKEPLEKLPELGMTEEETGLCWYPLKEWLPEEKAMGQMKRMYSLRKGCYAIGWTKLLAEKNGEYTIKGTNSGSIQIYLDDKRVYVSDKSGEFEFKIQLKYGCYNLFVINQCGETDWGFTAECLFEDRKVMFVNPLNVKGTDEKWIYAGPFSQPVNFDPEKICSADIPLDGAKGKVFWRLDKPHTVIRPYNDNKLFGHWNYPLGVTLYGLAEAGRFIKDSSLVDYVTKHVELCTRFFDYAMWDRDRYGAASMHNLLSTLSTLDDCGSFGSLMLEVSGELNDDAYVRIADYIADFIRNRLDRLPDGAFYRVNPEHLLMDQTLWADDLYMSVPFLCRYYKLTGRQEFIDDAAKQLVLYHKYLYRPDKKIMSHVYDVRHRKATEVSWGRGNGWVAFSYSELLRFLPENHELREELIRNFNDLCEGYLALQDEKGMWHQVLTDPDSYPEASCTSMFACAFARGVRNSWLNEPEKYIEAVEKAWKGLCSEAIDLHGNVYGICRGSGFSFSEDYYKNDLGWLLNDTHGTGIVLLAGVEYGKLLEWLDNGGI; from the coding sequence ATGGGTTATTATTTTCCGGATGAACTGTCCATATTTTCAAAAACACAGGACATAAAAACCGTGCTCGAAACCGTTGCAAACCGGTATATCGGACAAAATCCGCCCTTCGGAGTTTCATATTACGCCTATCAGAAGAACGGAATAAGACAGGACAAACATTACAGGTATGTGTTTGATTTTGCTGACATTTATCCGCTGGCAGGGCTTGAAACCAGTGTATACGCATGGAGCAAGCTCTGGAGCGACGATGATATGCCGATGACCTTTGAAATAAGCTGTTTCGGTCCGGTAATAATATATTGCAATGGTGAAAGGGTTTTCAAACCGAATGTCCTAATTGAAAGAAAAAGCGAACTTTCGGCTTCTTTTACCGTTAAGCTAAAAAAAGGATGGAATAATTTTGTTCTGAGGTTTATTCGTACCAATATCGGATGCGGCGGAATTCTGGGAGCCGTTTCATCAAGAAACAGACCTTTGAGCTTTATTGTTCCGTCATGGGACAGAGATGGGCAGAAGGGATGGCTATATACCCTTCCGCTGAAGGAGCCGCTCGAGAAACTTCCTGAGTTGGGTATGACTGAGGAAGAGACCGGGCTCTGCTGGTATCCGTTAAAAGAATGGCTGCCGGAAGAAAAAGCCATGGGCCAGATGAAACGGATGTATTCGTTAAGAAAGGGTTGCTATGCAATCGGCTGGACAAAACTATTGGCGGAAAAAAACGGCGAGTATACCATAAAGGGTACAAACAGCGGAAGTATTCAGATTTATCTGGATGATAAAAGGGTTTATGTTTCCGACAAATCGGGTGAATTTGAATTTAAAATCCAATTAAAATACGGATGTTATAACCTTTTTGTCATAAACCAGTGTGGGGAAACCGACTGGGGATTCACGGCCGAATGCCTGTTTGAAGACAGAAAAGTCATGTTTGTAAATCCGCTCAACGTGAAAGGCACCGACGAAAAGTGGATTTATGCAGGGCCGTTTTCACAGCCTGTGAATTTTGATCCCGAAAAAATATGTTCTGCCGACATACCCTTGGACGGAGCCAAAGGAAAAGTATTCTGGAGACTGGACAAACCTCACACCGTTATAAGGCCGTATAATGACAACAAACTGTTCGGACACTGGAATTATCCCCTCGGCGTAACACTGTACGGGCTTGCCGAAGCGGGCAGGTTTATAAAGGATTCATCCTTGGTGGATTATGTAACAAAGCATGTGGAACTTTGCACCCGTTTCTTTGATTACGCTATGTGGGACAGGGACAGATACGGTGCGGCAAGCATGCATAATCTCCTTTCCACGTTAAGCACGCTGGACGACTGCGGTTCTTTCGGCTCTCTTATGCTTGAGGTTTCAGGAGAGCTGAATGATGACGCTTATGTCAGGATTGCCGATTATATAGCCGACTTCATCAGGAACAGGCTTGACAGACTGCCCGACGGGGCTTTTTACCGGGTGAACCCCGAACATCTGCTTATGGATCAGACCCTCTGGGCAGACGATTTATATATGAGCGTTCCGTTCCTGTGCAGGTATTACAAACTTACAGGCAGGCAGGAATTCATTGACGATGCCGCTAAGCAGCTTGTGCTGTACCATAAATATCTTTACAGGCCCGACAAAAAAATCATGTCCCATGTTTATGACGTAAGACACCGAAAAGCCACCGAAGTTTCATGGGGCCGCGGCAACGGCTGGGTTGCCTTCTCGTATTCGGAGCTTTTGCGCTTCCTGCCTGAAAATCATGAATTAAGGGAAGAACTTATCAGGAATTTCAATGATCTGTGTGAAGGATATCTTGCTTTGCAGGACGAAAAAGGCATGTGGCATCAGGTCCTTACCGATCCCGATTCCTATCCGGAAGCATCATGCACGTCAATGTTTGCCTGTGCCTTTGCCCGTGGCGTGCGCAATTCATGGCTTAATGAGCCTGAAAAATATATTGAGGCGGTAGAAAAGGCGTGGAAAGGGCTTTGCAGTGAGGCTATAGATTTGCACGGCAATGTATACGGAATCTGCAGGGGATCAGGCTTTTCCTTTTCGGAGGATTATTACAAAAATGACCTGGGCTGGCTTTTAAATGATACCCATGGTACCGGCATTGTTCTTTTGGCCGGGGTGGAATACGGGAAACTTCTGGAATGGCTTGATAACGGAGGAATTTGA
- a CDS encoding MFS transporter, whose amino-acid sequence MDASKFPTRFFLLYILYYSGQAVYSVYFNLYLSGIGFSNTMIGLLVSLSTLLLLIAQPFWGLMSDRAKYKNTVLTMLFLFSGLSALMYYFSTGYLYVIIISLFFTAFYSAVSPLQDNLTLEYLENKKWDFGKIRMGGTLGYSVAAVLSGIMLKGRYSNIFWIVSLFLLLCFALMFTIPSVPGGRRKNERVPVGCILKNKTLMCLIGFNLSYSLGLSFFYTYYPIYFESINGNSSYTGILIFTCAIAEIPFMMIIDKILKKFGMIKLLISAAAVSGIRWLLMYFLTNPVLIILANLMHGFSFTCFTYSILTYINVNTPKSLKATAQTLNSMVSAFFSKVVFGILGGVASDIFGINKIMLVSSVITFIATFIFGSLLIKLGEKNEAVTLS is encoded by the coding sequence ATGGACGCATCAAAGTTTCCGACACGTTTTTTCCTTCTTTATATTTTGTATTACTCTGGACAGGCCGTATACAGCGTGTATTTCAACCTGTACCTTTCCGGCATAGGCTTTTCAAATACAATGATAGGCCTGCTTGTGTCCCTGTCAACGCTTTTATTGCTTATAGCCCAGCCATTTTGGGGACTGATGAGCGACAGGGCAAAATATAAAAATACGGTATTGACGATGTTATTTCTTTTTTCGGGTTTGTCTGCGCTTATGTATTATTTTTCAACCGGCTATTTATATGTGATAATAATAAGTCTCTTTTTTACCGCCTTTTATTCGGCCGTTTCCCCGCTGCAGGACAATCTTACGCTGGAGTATCTGGAAAATAAAAAATGGGATTTCGGGAAAATCCGAATGGGAGGAACACTTGGATATTCCGTTGCCGCGGTATTGTCGGGAATTATGCTTAAAGGGCGTTATTCCAATATATTCTGGATTGTTTCACTTTTTCTGCTGCTTTGTTTTGCATTAATGTTCACAATTCCGTCTGTTCCCGGAGGCAGGAGGAAAAACGAAAGGGTTCCCGTCGGTTGTATTTTAAAGAATAAAACGTTAATGTGTCTGATTGGATTTAACCTTTCATATTCCCTTGGATTGAGTTTTTTCTACACATATTACCCGATTTATTTTGAATCAATAAACGGAAACAGTTCCTATACGGGGATTTTGATTTTTACATGTGCGATTGCGGAAATACCCTTTATGATGATAATTGACAAAATATTAAAGAAATTCGGCATGATTAAACTGCTGATTTCCGCAGCAGCGGTATCAGGAATAAGATGGCTGCTGATGTATTTTTTGACCAATCCGGTACTGATTATATTGGCCAATTTAATGCACGGCTTTAGTTTTACATGTTTTACATACAGCATTCTTACGTACATTAATGTAAACACCCCAAAGAGCCTGAAAGCCACGGCACAGACTTTAAATTCAATGGTTTCGGCCTTCTTTTCAAAAGTGGTGTTCGGCATTTTGGGCGGCGTTGCAAGCGATATTTTCGGAATTAACAAGATTATGCTGGTATCTTCGGTAATTACTTTCATCGCAACATTTATATTTGGATCTTTATTGATAAAATTGGGTGAAAAGAATGAGGCAGTTACGTTATCATGA